In one Leptospiraceae bacterium genomic region, the following are encoded:
- a CDS encoding ATP-binding protein: MGNFTTNSRIVLELFAQYSNTFTAFCELINNSLQANATEIKITITENQENEIFNEHIKEIIIFDNGEGVSKSDFKKKILEIGTDSKPEGKGIGRFASLQIGKNIKIETVAYDSNIKKSTRSTLPLKGNDIEKNRINLDKLKLQDSYEDLLKDEKTYFQVFITDFYSKEECELDKKRKLHKNLLPENLPIALFQQYPLELINGKAKIYINNKLIDPKNYIIGNPIKIEREYIDLENKKHVVTLNFIHFQAKKKENKVLLRVKNNQIYTVAAKFTYDSDIPEENSWLINIDSKLFDKSHLDINRNLILSDMQPELKKILDSIKIYIDEFFTDWYKDFYDFKKNLNEDSFYPYLKTPTSSQTKQIVFNQFAYYIEKDYQLLKKNEPSRKIIYPLIDKAISNGDIEDILKSIQLLDDEKISKFKDLLKKSDLDEVVEFSEKIAKKNQFLDFLYEIVYNEPAKYIKERSQLHKIIEKELWLFGEEYEQTPKLFSDKKLKNNLEELRNQYLKFTLSEEDKNTVEIQDKYLEGITDLFFFNEKRIGEQESEILIVELKSPRCRITQKEINQVEKYAYQIENLSKFSQSLKYKIILISSDIDGFTKSKVGKENPFLLEKNKAGNIFTYIYTWSDLIDSLRKKLSYMSNVLKVKDREITKILEEDYSDIDFLNVTSKLNKDES; the protein is encoded by the coding sequence ATGGGAAATTTTACAACAAATTCAAGAATTGTTTTAGAGCTATTTGCTCAATATTCCAATACGTTTACTGCATTTTGTGAACTTATAAATAACTCTTTGCAAGCAAATGCCACTGAAATAAAGATAACTATAACCGAAAACCAAGAAAATGAAATATTTAATGAACACATAAAGGAAATTATTATTTTCGATAATGGAGAAGGAGTCTCAAAATCCGATTTCAAGAAGAAAATCCTCGAAATTGGTACGGATTCAAAACCTGAAGGTAAAGGAATTGGTCGATTTGCTTCTCTTCAAATAGGAAAAAATATTAAAATAGAAACTGTAGCCTACGATAGTAATATAAAAAAATCCACAAGGTCTACACTTCCACTAAAAGGGAATGATATAGAGAAGAATCGAATAAATCTAGATAAACTAAAACTTCAAGATAGTTATGAAGATCTCCTGAAAGATGAAAAAACATATTTCCAAGTTTTTATTACTGATTTTTACTCTAAAGAAGAGTGCGAACTGGATAAAAAAAGAAAATTACATAAAAATTTATTACCAGAAAATCTTCCAATAGCTTTATTTCAACAATATCCACTTGAACTTATCAATGGAAAAGCTAAAATATATATTAATAATAAATTGATAGATCCTAAAAATTATATTATTGGTAATCCCATAAAAATTGAAAGGGAGTATATAGATTTAGAAAATAAAAAACATGTAGTTACTTTAAATTTTATTCATTTTCAGGCGAAGAAAAAAGAAAATAAAGTTTTACTAAGAGTTAAAAATAATCAAATTTATACAGTAGCTGCTAAATTTACTTATGACTCGGACATACCGGAGGAAAATAGCTGGCTTATAAATATTGACTCCAAGCTTTTTGATAAATCTCATTTGGATATTAATCGGAATTTAATTTTATCAGATATGCAACCAGAGTTAAAAAAAATATTAGATTCGATTAAAATTTACATTGATGAGTTTTTTACAGACTGGTATAAAGATTTTTATGATTTCAAGAAAAACTTGAATGAGGATAGTTTTTATCCTTATTTAAAAACACCAACAAGCTCACAAACAAAACAAATAGTATTTAATCAATTTGCATACTACATAGAAAAAGACTACCAGTTGTTGAAAAAAAATGAACCCAGTCGAAAAATTATTTATCCTTTGATAGATAAAGCAATTTCTAACGGAGATATTGAAGATATTTTGAAAAGCATTCAATTACTAGATGATGAAAAAATATCAAAGTTTAAGGATTTATTAAAAAAATCTGATCTTGATGAGGTTGTAGAGTTTTCAGAAAAAATTGCAAAAAAGAATCAATTTTTAGATTTTTTATATGAAATAGTTTATAATGAACCAGCAAAGTATATTAAAGAAAGAAGTCAACTCCATAAAATTATAGAAAAAGAATTATGGTTATTTGGCGAAGAATACGAACAAACACCAAAGCTATTCTCTGATAAAAAATTAAAAAATAATTTAGAAGAGTTGCGAAATCAATATTTAAAATTTACTCTTTCTGAAGAAGATAAAAACACAGTAGAAATTCAGGATAAGTATTTAGAGGGTATTACCGATTTGTTCTTTTTTAATGAAAAAAGAATCGGAGAGCAGGAAAGTGAAATACTGATTGTCGAACTAAAATCGCCCCGATGCAGAATAACACAAAAAGAAATTAACCAAGTTGAAAAATATGCTTATCAAATTGAAAACCTAAGTAAGTTTTCTCAATCCTTAAAATACAAAATTATTTTAATATCAAGTGATATAGATGGTTTTACAAAATCAAAGGTAGGAAAAGAAAATCCTTTTTTATTAGAAAAAAATAAAGCCGGAAATATTTTTACTTATATATACACATGGTCAGATTTAATTGATTCTCTAAGAAAAAAACTTTCGTATATGAGTAACGTTTTAAAAGTAAAAGATAGAGAAATCACTAAGATTTTAGAAGAAGATTATAGTGATATTGATTTTTTAAATGTTACATCTAAATTGAATAAGGATGAAAGTTGA
- a CDS encoding restriction endonuclease subunit S — translation MNKEWKSSKVKYIFSIINGSTPSSFIENYWDGNIVWVTPEDINLKEKYIFNSKKKITEEGYKNCGTTIIPKDSLVLTTRAPVGNIAISGLPLCTNQGCKSLVLKDKAVINYFYYKLLSMNKELNSISSGSTFIELSTDKLSSLTIPLPPLQTQKTIANFLDKETARIDKLIQSKEKLISLLEEKKQSMISQVVTRGLDPKVKLKDSGIPWIGKIPKHWEVEKARWLFTQSHIQVSDNDEIVTCFRNGRVTLRKNVREEGFTNAIKELGYQGIQKGQLVLHSMDAFAGAIGVSDSNGKCSPEYIICDPIKKSILNDYYAFIIRKMALNGFIQASCPAVRERAPRIRFSNFKDMLLPLPPRKEQKEIVEYLKKFITQTNNIISKTQESIELLKERRTAIISEAVTGKLKL, via the coding sequence ATGAATAAAGAGTGGAAAAGCTCAAAAGTTAAGTATATCTTCTCAATTATTAATGGTTCAACTCCATCAAGTTTTATAGAAAATTACTGGGATGGGAATATTGTTTGGGTGACACCAGAAGATATAAATCTTAAAGAAAAATATATATTTAATTCAAAGAAAAAAATTACAGAAGAAGGTTATAAAAATTGTGGAACAACAATTATTCCGAAGGATAGTTTAGTATTAACAACCAGAGCTCCGGTGGGAAACATAGCAATTTCAGGTTTACCATTATGTACAAATCAAGGTTGTAAATCTTTAGTTTTAAAAGATAAAGCTGTTATAAACTATTTTTATTATAAACTTCTATCTATGAACAAAGAATTAAACTCAATTTCTTCAGGAAGTACTTTTATAGAACTTAGTACTGATAAACTATCTTCACTCACAATCCCTCTCCCACCCCTACAAACTCAAAAAACTATTGCTAACTTTTTAGACAAAGAAACAGCCCGGATTGATAAATTAATTCAAAGCAAAGAGAAGCTTATCAGCTTATTGGAAGAAAAAAAGCAGTCGATGATTTCTCAAGTTGTTACAAGAGGTTTGGATCCTAAAGTGAAACTGAAAGATTCCGGCATTCCCTGGATTGGTAAAATTCCTAAACATTGGGAGGTAGAGAAAGCAAGATGGTTATTTACTCAATCTCATATACAAGTTAGTGATAACGATGAAATTGTTACATGCTTTCGTAACGGTAGAGTTACTCTCAGAAAAAATGTAAGAGAAGAAGGATTCACAAATGCAATTAAAGAATTAGGTTATCAGGGTATTCAAAAAGGCCAATTAGTCCTTCATTCAATGGACGCATTCGCAGGTGCTATAGGAGTATCTGATTCAAATGGAAAATGTTCTCCAGAATATATAATATGTGATCCTATAAAGAAAAGTATTTTAAATGATTATTATGCTTTTATAATTAGAAAAATGGCATTGAATGGTTTTATCCAAGCTTCCTGTCCTGCAGTTAGAGAACGTGCTCCTAGAATAAGGTTTTCAAATTTTAAAGATATGCTGTTACCTTTACCACCCAGAAAGGAGCAAAAAGAAATTGTTGAATATCTAAAAAAATTTATAACCCAAACCAATAATATCATCTCTAAAACTCAAGAATCTATCGAGTTGTTAAAAGAAAGAAGAACAGCGATAATATCTGAAGCCGTTACAGGAAAATTAAAGTTATGA
- a CDS encoding HAMP domain-containing protein has translation MKIQDISIGTRLYIGYFFLSILAIFLGLFALVRFNSLNAVIELTATDRIPKLNKVGDITDNNNQVAISLRNLLIMEEGKDLEENKKLILEIRKNISEDTKFLSERIKTSQGIAYFQDMLKKRELFVADLDLFIQLILEKKDIKKAKNLLFSSLRPKQLEYMEALKVLKDYQTKLVDISATESSNIVQNSQNILFILFATFIILAFGISFFTTKSILLPLNEVLNIITRVDKEGTFNIRSDSDSKSEIGKLASALNNLLNTFQTMLKDVENLTGAATRGDLDSKAEASKYVGGFKSIVSGINDTIESITGPIREASKVLQELEKGNLQARVQGDYKGDHAIIKNALNQSLQKIDSYVRDISQNLTNLSNGELSIELKQNFEGDFISIQNSLSRIHTNLNGFISEVNRVSSEHDKGDIDAKIDSAKFKGSYKEMAEGVNNMVLGHIAVKKKAMACFLEFGKGNFDAKIEQFPGKKAFINDTIEQVRVNLKELNNDVNYLISEAIDGKLSARADASKHQGDFGKIVNGVNRLLDAVIDPMNEASEVLQQLSKGKLNIRVNGNYKGEHATIKDSLNQSLDTIEEYINEISRVLISMSEGNLDIRVEQKFKGDFSGIKDSLDLIIDSFNNLIGEIINAAEQILLSSKQVADSSQSLSQGSTEQASSVDEVTSTLSQIEEQARQNADRAKSASENALNVKNQAIHGDKEMHSMLEAMKEITETSENIAKIIKEIDAIAFQTNILALNAAVEAARAGQHGKGFNVVAEEVRNLASRSANAAKETANLIEGSIRKVNVGTDIANRTADALKNVTDGVLLVTTVIEQISTASNEQSKSVAETTLAINQISQVAMNAAATAEESSAASVELASQAESFRDMVKKFKIRELANLKMKTPQREQKIKIELE, from the coding sequence ATGAAAATACAGGACATTTCCATCGGAACCAGACTTTATATAGGTTACTTCTTTTTAAGTATTCTGGCAATTTTCCTCGGTCTTTTTGCTTTAGTAAGATTTAATAGTCTGAATGCTGTAATTGAACTTACAGCAACAGATCGAATTCCGAAACTGAATAAAGTAGGTGATATTACAGATAATAATAATCAAGTCGCCATTTCTCTTCGAAATTTACTCATCATGGAAGAAGGAAAGGATTTAGAAGAAAATAAAAAACTTATATTAGAAATAAGGAAAAATATCTCGGAAGATACAAAGTTTTTGAGTGAAAGAATAAAAACCAGCCAGGGCATTGCTTATTTTCAGGATATGCTTAAAAAACGAGAACTTTTCGTAGCCGATCTGGACCTTTTTATCCAACTAATTCTTGAAAAAAAAGATATTAAAAAAGCAAAAAACCTTCTCTTTTCCAGCTTAAGACCTAAGCAGCTAGAATACATGGAAGCTTTAAAAGTTTTGAAAGATTATCAAACTAAATTAGTAGATATCAGTGCTACAGAATCTTCTAATATTGTTCAAAACTCACAGAATATTTTATTTATTCTTTTTGCTACCTTCATTATTCTTGCATTTGGAATTAGTTTTTTTACAACCAAATCTATTTTACTTCCATTAAATGAAGTTTTAAACATTATAACAAGAGTAGATAAGGAAGGAACGTTTAATATCAGATCTGATTCTGATTCCAAAAGTGAAATTGGAAAACTGGCTTCTGCTTTGAATAATTTATTAAATACTTTTCAGACCATGTTGAAAGATGTGGAAAATCTGACCGGAGCAGCAACCAGAGGGGATTTGGATTCAAAAGCTGAGGCCTCTAAATATGTAGGTGGCTTTAAAAGTATTGTTTCCGGCATCAATGATACAATTGAGTCCATTACAGGACCCATAAGGGAAGCCAGTAAAGTATTACAGGAGCTGGAAAAGGGGAATCTCCAGGCAAGGGTACAGGGAGACTATAAGGGAGATCATGCAATTATAAAAAATGCCTTAAACCAGAGTCTTCAGAAAATAGATTCTTATGTAAGAGATATTTCACAAAATTTAACAAACCTTTCTAATGGTGAACTTTCTATTGAACTGAAACAAAATTTTGAGGGAGATTTTATCAGTATTCAAAACTCTCTAAGTCGTATCCATACAAATCTAAATGGCTTCATCAGTGAGGTTAACCGGGTTTCTTCAGAACATGATAAGGGTGATATTGATGCAAAAATAGATTCTGCAAAATTTAAGGGCTCCTATAAAGAAATGGCAGAGGGTGTAAATAACATGGTTCTTGGCCATATTGCTGTTAAGAAGAAAGCCATGGCCTGCTTTTTGGAATTCGGAAAGGGTAATTTTGATGCAAAAATTGAACAATTTCCCGGCAAAAAAGCCTTTATCAATGATACCATTGAACAGGTCAGAGTAAATTTAAAAGAACTCAATAACGATGTGAATTATTTAATTTCAGAAGCTATAGACGGTAAACTTTCTGCAAGGGCTGATGCCAGTAAACACCAGGGAGATTTTGGAAAAATTGTGAATGGAGTAAACCGACTATTAGATGCTGTGATTGATCCAATGAACGAAGCTTCCGAAGTTCTGCAACAGCTTTCAAAAGGAAAACTGAATATACGTGTGAATGGAAATTATAAGGGAGAACATGCAACCATTAAGGATTCCTTAAATCAAAGTCTTGATACGATTGAAGAGTATATAAATGAGATTTCGAGAGTATTGATTTCTATGTCAGAAGGAAATCTGGATATACGGGTGGAACAAAAATTTAAAGGTGACTTCAGTGGAATCAAAGATTCTCTGGATTTAATTATAGATTCTTTTAATAATCTGATTGGGGAAATTATTAATGCTGCTGAACAAATTCTTCTTAGCTCCAAGCAGGTTGCGGATTCCAGCCAGTCTTTATCACAGGGTTCTACCGAGCAGGCATCGAGTGTGGATGAAGTTACATCGACTCTGAGTCAGATAGAAGAACAGGCCAGACAAAATGCAGATAGAGCTAAAAGTGCCAGCGAGAATGCCTTGAATGTTAAAAATCAGGCTATTCACGGAGACAAGGAAATGCACTCTATGCTCGAAGCCATGAAAGAAATCACAGAAACATCTGAAAACATAGCCAAGATTATCAAAGAAATTGATGCTATTGCTTTCCAGACCAATATACTCGCACTCAATGCAGCCGTTGAAGCTGCGAGGGCAGGTCAACACGGAAAAGGTTTTAACGTAGTAGCCGAAGAAGTTCGCAACCTTGCCTCAAGAAGTGCCAATGCAGCAAAAGAAACAGCTAACTTGATTGAAGGTTCCATTAGAAAAGTAAATGTGGGAACTGATATTGCCAATCGCACAGCCGATGCTTTAAAAAATGTAACTGATGGAGTATTACTGGTAACTACTGTGATTGAACAAATTTCCACCGCTTCCAATGAACAGTCTAAAAGTGTTGCCGAAACCACCCTCGCTATCAACCAGATTTCCCAGGTTGCC
- a CDS encoding DUF393 domain-containing protein: protein MLILFDGVCNLCNASVNFIIDKDPKKTFQFASLQSQIGQEFLKKFEFPTEGFDTLILIKNNVCLTKSTAALHIAKELSFPYKLLYAFVILPQFIRDPIYSLVAKYRYVLFGKREVCRMPEPGIRDRFLS, encoded by the coding sequence ATGCTAATTTTATTTGATGGAGTCTGTAACCTATGTAACGCTTCGGTTAATTTTATCATTGATAAGGACCCGAAGAAAACGTTTCAATTTGCCTCCCTGCAATCCCAGATAGGACAGGAGTTTTTAAAAAAATTTGAGTTCCCAACAGAAGGTTTTGATACCCTTATCCTGATTAAAAATAATGTCTGTTTGACAAAATCTACAGCTGCTCTTCATATTGCAAAAGAACTCAGCTTTCCCTACAAGCTTTTATATGCGTTTGTCATCCTTCCTCAATTTATTAGAGATCCTATATATTCCCTTGTAGCCAAATATCGATACGTTCTGTTCGGAAAAAGGGAGGTCTGTCGTATGCCGGAACCGGGGATTCGAGATCGATTTTTAAGCTAA
- a CDS encoding SAM-dependent DNA methyltransferase translates to MTNHDLENFIWQIADLLRGPYRPPQYERVMLPMVVLRRLDCVLGPTKGKVLKAYEKHQNKSGKILDSLLNKAAGEKFHNHSEFDFETLKGDPDKIAEHLGAYITGFSANIRKIFEYFDFAKEIETMSDSNILYLVVSKFSEIDLHPNKVDNSKMGSIFENLIRRFNEQANETAGDHFTPREVIRLMVALLFSPDDKSFKPNAVSTILDPACGTGGMLAEAQNYMQEHNPDAELFVYGQDYNKRSYAVAASDLLIKDFGNSEIKFGDSLIDDQFFEQTFDYLIANPPFGVDWKKQKPQIEKLNKKLGSKSPYRAGLPRVNDGALLFIQHMISKFQPVEPEKLKYGSRLAIVFNGSPLFTGGAGQGESEIRKWIIENDWLEVIIALPEQMFYNTGIGTYIWIVTNRKGKHRKKKIQLIDAREKYEPLRRSLGAKRRELSEEQIKEIILEHGKFEESKISKIFDNSDFGYTRVTVERPLRLRFHSTIDRKDYFLEVLPHLLHDVQEIEKKVGKEPVLDWNYVKEEAEKVLKERESRWSSKEWKFYQDVFTETDENAKPVILKKRKHTGKNEELYGWYAIDKKTEVQYEVDTKLRDNENIPLKEDIAHYMQTEVLPHVPDAWIDSEKTKIGYEINFNRYFYEYIPPRPVKEIDKDLQKVEKEIYALLNEVVE, encoded by the coding sequence ATGACAAATCATGATTTAGAGAACTTTATCTGGCAAATAGCAGATCTTTTAAGGGGGCCTTACAGACCTCCTCAATATGAAAGGGTAATGCTTCCTATGGTAGTGTTGAGGCGTTTGGACTGTGTTTTAGGTCCAACGAAAGGAAAAGTTCTAAAAGCGTATGAAAAGCATCAGAATAAATCTGGTAAAATTTTGGATTCCCTTCTAAATAAAGCTGCCGGAGAAAAATTCCATAACCACTCGGAGTTTGATTTTGAAACTTTGAAAGGAGATCCGGACAAAATTGCTGAACATTTAGGAGCTTATATTACTGGCTTTTCAGCCAATATTAGAAAAATTTTTGAGTATTTTGATTTTGCGAAAGAAATTGAAACCATGAGTGATAGCAATATTCTCTACCTTGTAGTTTCCAAGTTTTCAGAAATCGATCTACATCCGAATAAAGTTGATAATTCAAAAATGGGTTCCATTTTTGAAAACCTGATTCGCAGATTTAATGAACAGGCAAACGAAACAGCCGGAGACCATTTTACACCCAGAGAAGTGATTCGTTTAATGGTGGCTCTTCTTTTTTCACCTGATGATAAAAGCTTTAAACCGAATGCTGTTTCTACAATTCTTGACCCGGCATGTGGAACGGGAGGAATGTTAGCTGAAGCACAAAATTATATGCAAGAGCATAATCCTGATGCAGAGCTTTTTGTCTATGGACAGGATTATAACAAACGCTCTTATGCGGTTGCTGCCTCAGACTTACTGATTAAAGATTTCGGTAATAGTGAAATAAAATTTGGAGATTCTTTAATTGATGATCAGTTTTTTGAACAAACATTTGATTATTTAATTGCCAATCCTCCTTTTGGTGTAGATTGGAAAAAACAAAAACCCCAGATTGAAAAATTGAATAAAAAACTTGGTTCAAAAAGTCCTTATAGGGCAGGACTTCCTCGTGTAAATGATGGAGCTCTTTTATTTATTCAGCACATGATTTCTAAATTCCAACCCGTAGAGCCGGAAAAACTAAAATATGGTTCACGTTTAGCTATTGTTTTTAATGGTTCTCCTCTTTTTACAGGAGGCGCTGGACAGGGAGAAAGTGAAATTCGCAAATGGATTATTGAAAATGATTGGCTCGAAGTAATCATCGCTCTTCCCGAACAGATGTTTTATAATACCGGAATTGGAACTTATATCTGGATTGTTACAAATAGAAAAGGAAAGCATAGAAAGAAAAAAATCCAATTAATTGATGCTAGGGAAAAATATGAACCTCTACGCCGAAGTCTGGGTGCAAAGAGAAGAGAATTATCCGAAGAACAGATAAAAGAAATCATATTAGAACACGGAAAATTTGAAGAATCTAAAATCTCCAAAATTTTTGATAATTCTGATTTTGGTTATACAAGAGTAACGGTAGAGCGTCCTCTTCGTTTGCGTTTCCATAGTACTATAGATAGAAAGGATTATTTTTTAGAAGTGCTACCGCATCTTCTTCACGATGTTCAGGAGATTGAAAAGAAAGTTGGCAAAGAACCTGTACTTGATTGGAATTATGTAAAAGAAGAAGCGGAAAAGGTTTTAAAAGAAAGAGAGTCCAGATGGAGTTCCAAAGAATGGAAATTTTATCAGGATGTATTTACGGAGACTGATGAAAATGCTAAACCTGTAATCTTAAAAAAAAGAAAACATACAGGAAAAAATGAAGAACTCTATGGTTGGTATGCGATTGATAAAAAAACAGAAGTTCAATACGAAGTAGATACAAAACTTCGGGATAATGAAAACATACCACTGAAAGAAGACATCGCTCATTATATGCAAACAGAAGTTTTACCCCATGTTCCCGATGCGTGGATAGATTCGGAAAAAACTAAAATAGGATATGAAATTAACTTCAACCGATATTTCTACGAATACATTCCACCACGCCCGGTAAAAGAGATTGATAAAGACTTGCAAAAGGTTGAGAAAGAGATATATGCTTTATTGAATGAGGTTGTGGAGTAA
- a CDS encoding NUDIX domain-containing protein, with protein MSRNSFCSYCGTRFREGSFPKTCLNCSETTYINPLPVTVMFVPVDKGVVLIRRGIEPHIGKLALPGGFVDMGESWQEAGAREVKEETGITVDPEKIRLLHVESTPEKRHILIFGVSEPITIGQIPPFDSKEEIQARLIVQRPEDLAFPLHTKALKLFFEMQDNLL; from the coding sequence ATGAGTCGAAATTCATTCTGTAGCTATTGTGGAACCAGGTTCAGGGAAGGAAGTTTCCCAAAAACCTGCTTAAATTGTTCAGAAACAACCTATATTAACCCTCTACCGGTAACGGTCATGTTTGTTCCGGTGGATAAGGGAGTGGTTCTCATTCGAAGGGGTATAGAACCGCACATAGGCAAGCTGGCTTTACCGGGCGGATTTGTGGATATGGGAGAAAGCTGGCAGGAAGCCGGTGCAAGAGAAGTGAAAGAAGAAACAGGAATCACTGTCGATCCGGAAAAAATTCGTCTATTGCATGTAGAAAGTACTCCGGAAAAAAGACATATTCTGATTTTTGGAGTTTCGGAACCGATTACAATCGGGCAAATTCCCCCTTTTGATAGTAAAGAAGAAATACAAGCTCGTCTAATCGTACAACGCCCGGAAGACTTAGCTTTTCCTTTACATACGAAAGCTTTAAAACTTTTTTTTGAAATGCAGGATAACCTTCTATAA